One genomic segment of Thermodesulfobacteriota bacterium includes these proteins:
- a CDS encoding tetratricopeptide repeat protein has translation MKYFLTNALLMTTLLFYTPASAVTARIEKSTVSPGKEQRETNLEEAKSVYLDYYKDLKNLDRSIGILEEILEKDPENLEALLLLSRVWLTYGYAKAPDDDEKSTAFKNGFEAARRALEIAPDDPDAHFYHVANLGSWAETRGVIRSLFLLPKIRGGIEKILELDPKHVYGLAMYGLFYYSLPGFLGGDLHLSEIYLKRAIGIDPHMSTLKIHLAKTLIKQKKYDEAKDTLRALIEEKNPTFYADWYLNRKVAARMIVNIEKLEKKSDFNLTSLSSTE, from the coding sequence ATGAAATATTTTCTAACAAACGCTCTTTTGATGACCACCCTACTCTTCTATACCCCGGCTTCAGCAGTTACTGCCAGAATCGAGAAAAGCACTGTCTCACCAGGCAAGGAACAGAGAGAAACCAATCTCGAAGAAGCCAAGAGTGTTTACCTCGATTACTACAAGGATTTAAAGAACCTGGACCGGTCAATCGGCATCCTAGAAGAAATCCTGGAGAAAGACCCGGAGAACCTGGAGGCTTTGCTCTTACTATCAAGGGTCTGGCTGACCTACGGTTACGCCAAGGCTCCCGATGATGATGAAAAATCGACAGCATTCAAGAACGGATTCGAAGCGGCCAGGAGGGCTTTAGAAATAGCGCCGGACGACCCGGACGCCCATTTCTACCATGTGGCTAACCTAGGCTCATGGGCGGAGACTCGAGGCGTTATAAGGTCCCTTTTCTTATTACCAAAGATAAGGGGAGGAATAGAAAAAATACTGGAGCTAGACCCGAAGCATGTTTACGGTTTAGCTATGTACGGGCTATTCTATTACTCACTCCCCGGTTTTCTGGGCGGAGACCTCCACCTGTCTGAGATATACCTAAAAAGGGCTATAGGCATAGATCCCCACATGAGCACCCTCAAGATTCATCTGGCCAAGACACTGATAAAACAAAAAAAGTACGATGAAGCGAAAGACACGCTCAGAGCATTAATCGAGGAAAAGAATCCGACCTTCTACGCGGACTGGTACCTTAACCGGAAAGTGGCCGCAAGAATGATAGTGAACATAGAGAAACTAGAGAAGAAGTCGGATTTTAATCTTACGTCGTTGTCGTCTACTGAATGA